A genomic segment from uncultured Desulfuromonas sp. encodes:
- a CDS encoding penicillin-binding protein activator has translation MKKRLVRPLLTALLMVGCVGTTVLAVELAAREGTTLSIDPAFRMYQRGENDQALSFLRSYLLDHSESPYLDSTYVLMARILLDENKAADALFYLQRITPDKQSHEAILLQIVSLRQLGQLEDAEPLFSQISEENFFGKDLAMYYQCRADYLKDRGQSLQALMVLSLAFQYTDNRYHQGFYTQVEQVLSGLDDDVVTEAAFMFADTPLKDVVILYQARQALNAGEMDYARRLVQPLVLKADIVDVQIAAANLLDQIDGTPWHQRAIGVVLPLSGRYAPFGELVKQGIQLAVESSGVSIQVLYQDSGADPQVAADAVRRLVQAQRVMAVIGPLTGDAAMLAIPEAEKAHVPIITLSYRDGLPQLGQYVFRNSLTPQQQVEALADYAIDELGLNSYAILYPANKMGQQYAHLFQQAIEERGGDLEQQRSYSESSTDFRRQLLLMKGEDPDAPQDEEPEVVEPEEALVEEEEPIPGWPNVDFEALFIPDYADNIALISPQIAYYGIENVQLLGINGWNSPQLIEQAGRYVRGSIISDGFFAQSPDAVVKEFVEKYQQRFGEVPSILEAQGYDSIRILLTILNQEPITTPQQLQQELLKVDDFNGVTGLQGFDVWGEARRTLFMLKFGRKQLWQLRGLPEPVAPTEALPLFE, from the coding sequence ATGAAAAAACGTCTTGTTCGCCCGCTTTTGACCGCACTGCTGATGGTTGGCTGCGTGGGGACAACGGTTCTGGCCGTTGAGCTGGCGGCCCGTGAAGGTACGACGTTGTCTATTGATCCTGCTTTTCGCATGTATCAGCGTGGAGAGAATGATCAGGCGCTTTCTTTTTTGCGCAGTTACCTTCTGGATCATTCTGAAAGTCCCTACCTCGACAGCACCTATGTGTTGATGGCACGCATCCTCCTTGATGAGAATAAGGCTGCCGATGCGCTTTTTTATCTGCAGCGCATCACTCCGGATAAGCAGAGTCACGAAGCGATTCTGCTGCAGATCGTGTCATTGCGTCAGCTTGGTCAGCTTGAAGACGCCGAGCCTCTTTTTTCTCAGATCTCTGAAGAAAACTTTTTTGGCAAAGATCTGGCCATGTACTACCAATGCCGTGCTGATTATCTCAAAGATCGCGGGCAATCGCTTCAGGCTCTGATGGTTTTAAGTTTGGCATTTCAATACACGGATAATCGCTACCATCAGGGTTTTTATACGCAGGTTGAACAGGTGCTCAGCGGATTGGACGACGATGTTGTCACCGAAGCGGCTTTTATGTTTGCCGACACACCTCTGAAAGATGTGGTTATTTTATATCAGGCCCGCCAGGCCCTTAATGCTGGTGAAATGGATTATGCCCGCCGTCTTGTGCAGCCGCTGGTCCTGAAGGCCGATATCGTTGATGTCCAGATTGCTGCAGCCAATCTTCTCGATCAAATCGACGGAACGCCTTGGCATCAGCGCGCTATTGGCGTTGTCCTACCGTTGTCTGGACGTTATGCGCCCTTTGGCGAGCTGGTCAAACAGGGCATACAACTTGCTGTCGAGAGCAGTGGCGTATCGATTCAAGTTCTTTACCAGGATAGCGGTGCCGATCCTCAGGTCGCTGCCGATGCAGTACGGCGACTGGTTCAGGCACAACGGGTCATGGCTGTGATTGGACCACTGACCGGCGATGCCGCCATGCTTGCCATTCCGGAAGCGGAAAAAGCACATGTGCCGATTATTACACTGTCTTATCGTGATGGCTTACCACAGCTGGGACAATACGTTTTTCGTAATTCTTTGACACCGCAGCAGCAGGTCGAAGCATTGGCAGACTATGCCATCGACGAGCTGGGGCTGAACAGTTACGCGATTCTTTATCCGGCGAATAAAATGGGCCAGCAATATGCGCATTTATTCCAGCAGGCGATTGAAGAACGCGGTGGAGATCTTGAACAGCAGCGATCCTATTCAGAGTCTTCGACAGATTTTCGCCGCCAGTTGCTGCTGATGAAGGGTGAAGATCCCGATGCCCCACAAGATGAAGAACCTGAAGTTGTTGAGCCGGAAGAAGCGCTTGTCGAGGAAGAAGAGCCGATACCTGGCTGGCCCAATGTAGACTTTGAGGCGCTCTTTATCCCTGATTATGCCGACAATATTGCCCTGATTTCCCCGCAAATTGCTTATTACGGCATTGAAAATGTGCAACTGCTTGGGATCAATGGATGGAATTCACCACAATTGATTGAACAGGCCGGCCGATATGTTCGTGGTAGCATTATCAGTGATGGTTTTTTTGCCCAGAGTCCCGATGCTGTTGTCAAAGAGTTTGTCGAAAAATACCAGCAACGCTTTGGAGAAGTACCTTCTATCCTAGAAGCCCAAGGTTATGACAGCATCCGGATTCTGCTGACAATCCTCAATCAGGAGCCGATCACTACGCCGCAACAACTGCAACAGGAACTGCTCAAAGTCGATGATTTTAACGGCGTTACCGGATTGCAAGGCTTTGATGTTTGGGGCGAAGCTCGGAGAACCCTGTTTATGCTTAAGTTTGGGCGAAAACAATTGTGGCAACTTCGCGGTTTGCCTGAGCCTGTAGCGCCGACCGAGGCGTTGCCCCTTTTTGAGTGA
- a CDS encoding sulfurtransferase TusA family protein, producing the protein METIEFDICGQICPSALLTALREINRHKQQLKQGDCELRILTDARDATRTIPSAVENMGYQVDISKEGHCYVIRIFSR; encoded by the coding sequence ATGGAAACAATTGAATTTGATATTTGTGGCCAGATCTGCCCTTCCGCGCTTTTAACCGCTCTTAGGGAAATCAATCGGCATAAACAACAGTTGAAACAAGGCGACTGCGAATTGCGAATTCTTACGGATGCTCGAGATGCGACGCGGACTATCCCTTCTGCTGTCGAGAACATGGGCTATCAGGTCGATATCAGCAAAGAAGGTCATTGCTACGTGATCCGGATTTTTTCTAGGTGA
- a CDS encoding YeeE/YedE family protein, giving the protein MNSYWIVIGVGTVAGLISGHLMFRSDYCMVGMLRDLFMFRQTSMLRFLILQLGVTLLLLELLRLAGGLSYDPPPLMNGANLSSVVGGAFFGLGMVLTGSCVVGCLYKTGAGNVLGLCSFLSMVAGATLYAEIHPWWKQITTGWQLTTQVTIHDSLGIDSLWLGIPLLIVWGWLIMAWRKRGRLTVRSAAQGFIQPWKTAVGLAVITIVLCVFTGMPMGITTMYVKIGAWVERFLIPEHVAATAYFAGKGLNYVPPWTHQAVTGGTGPDWDAIAALQLSVILGILTGAFASSRSVGEFHWLYRVPKIQYVFSIVGGLLVGLGARMAPGCNVWHLMGGVPFLAWNSLLFALGLLPGLWAGSKIILSRMS; this is encoded by the coding sequence ATGAACAGTTACTGGATCGTGATTGGTGTCGGAACTGTTGCCGGTCTGATTTCCGGCCATCTCATGTTTCGTTCCGATTATTGCATGGTAGGAATGTTGCGCGATCTGTTTATGTTTCGACAGACCTCCATGTTGCGATTTCTTATTTTACAACTGGGCGTAACCCTGTTGTTGCTCGAACTGCTGCGCTTGGCTGGAGGGTTGAGCTATGATCCACCTCCTCTCATGAATGGAGCAAATTTAAGTAGCGTCGTTGGCGGGGCGTTTTTTGGCTTGGGAATGGTATTGACCGGGAGCTGTGTCGTCGGTTGCCTGTATAAAACCGGAGCAGGGAATGTTCTGGGCTTGTGTTCTTTTTTGTCGATGGTTGCCGGAGCAACCCTCTATGCTGAGATTCACCCCTGGTGGAAACAGATAACCACCGGTTGGCAACTGACGACCCAGGTGACTATTCATGATTCACTGGGGATTGATTCTTTGTGGCTGGGCATCCCGTTATTGATAGTTTGGGGCTGGCTGATCATGGCTTGGCGTAAAAGAGGTCGATTGACGGTTCGCTCAGCGGCGCAAGGATTTATTCAACCATGGAAAACAGCGGTTGGTCTGGCGGTCATTACTATTGTCTTATGTGTTTTTACCGGGATGCCGATGGGGATTACCACCATGTATGTCAAAATCGGTGCCTGGGTTGAACGTTTTTTGATTCCGGAGCATGTGGCGGCAACGGCATATTTTGCCGGCAAAGGCCTCAATTATGTCCCTCCATGGACACATCAAGCCGTCACTGGAGGTACTGGGCCTGATTGGGATGCAATTGCAGCTTTGCAACTGTCTGTTATTCTAGGTATATTAACTGGAGCCTTTGCTTCTTCCCGTAGTGTGGGAGAGTTTCATTGGCTGTACCGGGTGCCGAAGATTCAGTATGTTTTTTCAATCGTCGGTGGTTTGTTGGTTGGTTTGGGCGCACGAATGGCTCCAGGGTGTAATGTCTGGCATTTGATGGGGGGCGTACCGTTTTTGGCGTGGAATTCGTTGTTGTTCGCTTTAGGTCTGCTTCCGGGCCTGTGGGCAGGCAGCAAAATTATTTTGTCCCGGATGTCGTAG